The region TTGTAAAAATATCTTTAACGATATTGCGATTAATTTCGTCTACCGTGCTTAGCCATTGGCTATTATGCGATGAGCCTTGCTTATAGAGGTCGATTAACCCATCAATCTTGACAATCGGGTTGCTACCTACTTGCAACACTTTGGCTAAATTGTCGTACGCATTAATGAGCAGTTTGAAAAAGAAGATTAATTGCTCGCTCAAGTTACTGCCCATGGCATGCCCTTCTACAATCTCATCAGCTAGCACTTCGTAAGAAACTTGGGCTTTATCGGGTAGATTCTCCACGATAAACTGGGCATACTCTTTGGGTAGATTGGCAATATTCACCTTAATTTTATAATATCTGCACGAAGGCAAGAGTAAATAATTGGTTAAAAACTGCTTGGCGGTTACCGCAAGCTGGTAGATGTTGGCATGCTCATGCGGATATTGGCGATAACTGCCAAACAACGGGTTTTTGATATCGATATTAAGCAAGACACCGTTAAAAAAGTGATCAAGCTCTAACATCGCCATCTTCATGGCGCGCTGGTTACTGATGCTACTCGCAGGTTCAATCGTCGGCCATAAGGAGTGATTACTTACGGTACTGGTAATGCCTATATTATATGTTATATTATTCATATTATTTCCTTGACTATTTGACACAATCATGCTATCATCATCTTATGTTGTCCTCGGGCATGAGTTGAAATACATTATCTCCTTGTAAAATTGATGTAAGTATGCTATACTACTTATAGTTGCCTATGGGCATGAATTGAAACTCCTCAATGATAGGAATATCAATACATCTACAGCCCCAATCTTCCCCCGGTAAAAACCGCTCCCCTGTAAGCAGATTAGCAATGGGTGGCTGGGCATAAGTAAAGACCATGCCATCTAAATGCGCATGTCTTGCTCTTACGCGATCATCCTCTTTACTTTGCCATTGAAAAAATAAAATGTTATTGTTGGTATAGATCTCTTCTTTGTGGCTGGCTTGCATCTTATTGAGCGTTTGTGTCGCTCTAAAGGCGGCGCGCTGATTGGCATATTGCAACGCCTGCTGATTACTCCACTTATTGGCGTGCGCTTTCTCTACGTCGGCAAGCATGGCATGGATAAGTTGATTTTTAGCACCGCTAACATTACCCAACCCAATGCGTAGCTTAGGCATGGCGCGTTGCATGCTAACATTGAGGCTCTCAATAGCATCCTCAAAAATACTATCGGGTAGTTCATCAAAGAGGTTATAATCCATAGAGCTAGCACTATAGACCTGTTTATTGAGTTCTCGCATGGCACGTAAGAGTTTGAGGCGATTGCCGATGGGAATGGCAATGTTACGGGTTACTAACATTCTCTCCCTCTCTTGTGTTTTTCGTCTAAGCGCGCTATACTATTGCTAGTTGCCCTACGGCATGAGTTGAAACGTAACATGCTTAACTTGTCGGTAGAGCCTAAAAAAGTTGCGTGTTATGCTCGTTGCCCTCGCGTGGAGGGGTAACTCCCCTCCTGCCTAACCCGAAAAATATTCGTATCAGGTTTCAATTCGTGCTTATGGGTCATAGTCAAGAGGCAATGAGTCATCATTACGATAACCCTACACTAGAGGAGCAAAAACTTCGTCTTATTGAGAGTTTAAAGATACTTCAATAATATTTTTCACTTACTTATCTATGCATTCAAATGTTATCAGACGATAAATATATAAACATATAAAGATATAAAAAACAAAAATATACATTGAAAAAAGAAGCTCTTCATGGTAAACTAAAGAAAAAGAGATGTTTTTAAAAAGCATAAAGCTACAACAGAACACTCTTTTTAAATAGGATATGTTAAGGTACTAAGGAGTAATAGCATACTAAGGCTATTGATTACTTTTGCATATTGCCCTCCACGCGAGGGCATGAATTGAGATGGAGAATAAAATGAACGAACCAGCAGAGAATAACGGTGGAGAGAAAAACGAAGAGACATATCGCTATGACTCTCCCGTCCTTGATTATACTAAGGATACGATCGAAACGGTAGGGGTTAGCCTGCCAGAGAACGAAGAAGGTTATCGTTCTATTGTTTACGCCGGTAAGACGTGTGTAAAGCGCAAGAAGGACAATGCTATTGTTGATGAACGAGTTGTAACATTTGTCATCTTAAAAGATAGTCTTCAGTATTTTGCCGTTCATGCCTGCGAATACTCATTTTTCACTGAACACCCAGAATTGGACGTGGCTATTGCGATGTTTATTTTCTATATTAATGATTATCCAAGCTTGCTTTTTAAAGAGCAACATGAGCCTAATGATAGATATCATCGCTTAGATAAAGAAGAAATCGAGTCTCTAAAATCTTTCGCTGACCTCTGGTATGAAAAGAACCCAGAACCAGAAGGGGAGACTCTTACACACCAGATGATAGGCAAGATCTTGTTAGCGGATATTTTGCATGTCGCTTCTCACAAAGAGTTGCTTAAAAATCATTTAGAAAAATCTCTCGACAGAGTTTTTAAAATGCAGCAAGGAGTCGAGGAAAAAATCGTAGAAATAGGTGTCTCTGACGACGAGAACAGTAGAAATCTACTCGAAGCATTTTTCATGGAAAGAGCAATTAATACTGAAGTTATCAATAAGCTCAGTGAGTTGTTGTTCGAACGACTTCAAGCCGTTAAAAATGACAAAGATATTGAACACCTCTTCTATGACATTAAGAAAACACATGTAAATGGCTGGATTTTGCGGAGCAAATATGAGTATGACCATCTAAAGAGCATTGTCGAAGAGTTTAATGAACTCAAAAGCCTTGTAATAAGCTATGGCTCCATTGCGCGCATTCAGCATGCTCGTGTTAAAAACATCACACAACGTCTTAATCAATTCATAGCTAAAGAAAATCTGCGGGTAATTGAGGTGCGTAAATCATATAGAGATATGCAAAAAGATTTCAAGCGTACTTCAATGTTGGATAAAGCAAGTAAGAATGCGCTGATTAATAATGATGATTCTTTGAATACGTTATCTACTTTATCAAAAGAATTAAAAAATCTCAAAAGAGAGATTAAACAAAAAGTACCGTCTAACATAGAAAAAGACAAAATCACTCCCGCGCTAGGATTGGATAAACTTTTTTCTAAAGTAGATGCTTTTAGCCATACAGAACAGGCTAATTCCTACATGATGGGAGATTCTATTCTTAATGCGTGGCAATAATTTTTATGACATAGAACAAGTAAATGAGGCAATCAAAGAATATTGCGTAGAGAAGGGTTGTGAAAAAGCATTGTTTAAATTTAGGTCAGCCGATCAAAGTGGTAATTTCTTTAAAGAATGTAGTAAAAACAAATATATGAACTGCCCTTATAATCAGCCATCATCGCATTGCCGTAGTCAGTTTAAAGATAATTCGCCTCATATTCCTTGTAAAAAAGAGAATTACTGGGTGCTTTCTGATGTCATAGATGGAAGGCATCCAGATAAGCAGGCATTTAAAGACGTAAAATTTGCAATGTACCCGCACCCAGATAGTGAGGATGGCTATATTGATATGACGACGGTATTAACGAAATTAACATCCAAATCTGCTATACATGATGCCTTAAAAGAATTATTTTCAGTGCAAGGCATTGAGATAACGGATAAGAACATAATGAAGGTAGTTTTGACAAAATTAAAGATACAATCTGCTTCTTAAATTAGAACCTTCTCAATTTGTGCGAGAAGGTTCTAATTTATTACGATAACTCTGGCTAAGGTTGATGACAATAATAATGTTGCTCTAAATAATGGATGAGATTTTAACATAAGTAGTTGATTTCTGTCATATTGTTCTTTCTCTAGTGCCTGCATGAGCACTTTTTTTAAGGATAATTAGCTAACTCTATCGCCGTTTGCTTTACTCTTGCAAAGCGATCTCTAAGGCATCGGCATAGCCCTCTAGCAAGATAATGTACCTAGTCAGTTTGACAAAATCAGCCTTGCTCAAGCCTACCGCCTCGCCCTCGTCTAATGCAGTAATCTGCGGTTTGCTGGGGCGTGGGGGTAGGCTAGGCTTTAGGTGGATGGTCGTTGTCGTTGAACAGCCGATTAAAAGTAGAAACAGCATTATGCGTATCCACATCCATCGCCTGCTTAATGGCTTGGTTATGGATGGTGTCGATGGTTTCTTGCTTTTTTTGACGCTTTTGTTCGGCATCTAGCACCTCCTTTATTGTCTCTTTACGTCCTTTGTTGCGCCCCTGCTTGTGCGCTGTTGCATAAAGCCAGAGGGCGACAATCGCGCCCCCTAGCATGCCTAATGCAAGTTTTACCTTACGCCACATGGCTTAAAACCACTTGTTAAAAAAGAGCCGATCTAAGACCACGCCCGATGCCATGCCCAGCGTGCCAAAGAGTAAAGCCGTTACTACGATATACATATAAACCTCCTATCTATTGATTTACAAAATAAATTAATGTCTGCCAAATGCTTTGCCGAGATTGCCAACAAAGTGGCTACCATCAATCAACAAGCCGATGTTCGCCAAGGCAACCGATGCCCAAACGATATCACCCATGACAAATTCGAGACTGGTGAAGAGCCGTAAAAGGATCGCAAGAGTGATTAAGATGATGGCTAAGAGCTTCCCACCTAAGGTAATGCGGTTTGGCGTGATGATACGCTTTTCTTCATGATCTTCTTCATAATCCTCTTCTTCATGTAGTTCATCCATAAAAGCGAACTCCTTCGACATGAAGAATGTTTAGGCTAGGGTCTGGGTTGTAAAATGCATCATTTTTACTATCGATTATCACAAAATGAGTGCCAACACTGGTACGATATTGTAAGCGTGCAAAACGTCCGCTCTTCTCCTGTACGATGGGAGGTTTGCCCTCTTGCTTGGCAAATTGCCAGGCTAAGGCAATCACGGCGTTGTTGTCATGCACGTAACAGTTATTGCCGATGATGTTACGCGCGACACATGCGTGATAAATCTCTAGCACCTCTTGCGGTGTAAAGACGCGCCTAGCTAGCCACTGCACCATGGCAAGCAATGCCATAAAGACACAACCCCAGCGATGGATCACCGCGCCTAGGGCAGGATGGGTCTGTTTAATTAATTCCATTTAAAATCTCCTTGTCATATTTGATATAATGGTATACTTACCTTAGTTGACTAATGGTCATGAATGGAAGCACGGGCATAAACTACCTCTTTTAGCATGTGTAAAACATCGGGGATATCGTCGTGTCCCTTCGTGGTGGGATGCCACTCTCGCAGTAGCGTAATGAACTCAATGGGCGTGGCATCAGAGATAGCAATTGCCCCGCTGTTGACCAATGGTTTTAAGCTCAAGATACGTTCGGTTTTGTTTTTGGTAGAGCGAAAGAAGCTACTCTTGATGCCATAGTTGCTAAGCAAGGTTTGCAGATGTGGGTTGCTATCTTGGCTCTCGTAGTGGGTGTAGTGTACATGATTCTTGATGATGAACTCGGCGATCTGATTGACCACTTGATGATAAGGTTTTTGCCAACCGTAGAGGTAGGCAATTAATTGATTATCTTCATTAATACCGCCAATCGCCATGGCGGTGTAGTCGTTGCCCACGGTAAAGCTGGGGTCGATGACGCAGTAAATGGCTGAAGTGCAGTGTGTTTTATCGGTTAGCCTAATGCCATGAAAAATCGTCTCGGTATCGGGGTAAAAAATGCCTTCATAATTGAGTCCCCAACTTCTTAATGTACGCTCCTTTAGTTCTTCCTCTTTGCTTACACCACGCATGGCTAGGAGCTTTGCAACTTCGGGGTGATCGATAAAGAGGCGTAAGGTATCATTATGTTGGATGAGGTTATGGATCGGGTCGGAGGGATGATTGCTGGTGAGGTTGGTGAGGATGAGGGTACAGTCTGCCTTGGCTTTAAACTCATGGAGAATAAAAGAGACAAGTTCGCACTCGGCGGTGCTTTTGCAGTTATATTCATCTAACGGGTCTTCAATTTTAACACGATTAATGTGCGTACCACGGATGCCCTTGCTCTTAATGGTGAGTGCTTTAAGCGTTGGCGTACTGGTTTGATTGTTCAAGGTAAAGAGCGCACCATTATGGTGTTTGGTTGCTACCCCTAAGAGCGTGAGTCCGCGCTCTACCGTCTTGAGGATTGCTTTTGCGCGTTCATCATCTCGGCAGACGATCACCTCTTTATGGTCTGGGTTTTTCGCGATAGTGAGGATGGTGTCAAAGGTTGTGCCCACTTCGGTCTTGCCGATACCTCTTGCGCCTGCCACCACGCACTTTAGCTTATGCCCATTGCGGCTTAGCTTGAGCTTAGTTTCGATAAAGGTGAGTAGCTCTAGTTGAAAGGGCGCTAGTGCAAAGGCATTGCCGTTCTTATCCACAATAATGCCTGCTGATGAGAGATAAGCGAAGATTTCGGCAGGATTATTGAGATCAAAGGTGAGCGTAATTCTCTCTTTATTAAAGCTCTGCGCAAGCGACTTTGCCATGGTTACTAAATTATCAAACATGCTAGAGCTATCGGTAGAGCCTAAAAAAGTTGCGTGATTTGTTTCAATTCATGACCAAGAGTAACCAAGCATAGGATAGCATAAATCTTAGAAGCGTGCTATAATAATTAAGCTACTAATAGCGAATGTCGTTGGCATTTAGGTAGGCATAAAAATTGCCCCCTTGAATGCGGCAAACATTTGAGGGGGCTTACTTGGGGGTACTGTATGTATACACTACTACAATACCTACTAAGGGGACTTCTCGTTTTGACGTTCCTCTTGGTAGTAACTCAACCGCTATACTAGTGTGTTGAGGAGAGGTTAGCTCTGTTGCAAGGGCTAGCCTCTTGTTTTAAGTATACCATGGTTGCGCTATTTTGTCAAATAATATGATTATTATCCAATTTTTTGCCAGATGCGGATGGTCTGATTGACAGGCGCGACCTCGTTGCGTTCGCCATAACCATTCGCTGTCGCGATGGTTGTTGTTGCGGTGGGCTTACTTATGGTCGTGGTAAGGCTTGGTTGCGTGATGCTAGTCATTGCTTTAACACCTGTCAGATTTCCGTAATTTGCCCATGCATGCGTGAGTCGTTTATTGTTGTTGTTTGCCCCCACGGTAGCCGTTTTTTCATTATTGTAGCCAATCGATGTAACGACGGATTGACCATCTTGGGTGATAGTCGTTGTGGCACTGAGTTGACTCATGCTTGTTGTCGCGGTGGGTTGGCTTATGGTGGTAGTAATGGTGGGCTTTGGTAGACTCATTGCCTGCACCCCACCATCAAAATGATGGGCTAACCCTCCTTCCACTCTGAAAAATTGTCCTGCATAGGTAGCGCTAATATTTTGCCAGTTAGC is a window of Entomospira culicis DNA encoding:
- a CDS encoding phage minor head protein, translated to MLVTRNIAIPIGNRLKLLRAMRELNKQVYSASSMDYNLFDELPDSIFEDAIESLNVSMQRAMPKLRIGLGNVSGAKNQLIHAMLADVEKAHANKWSNQQALQYANQRAAFRATQTLNKMQASHKEEIYTNNNILFFQWQSKEDDRVRARHAHLDGMVFTYAQPPIANLLTGERFLPGEDWGCRCIDIPIIEEFQFMPIGNYK
- a CDS encoding DUF261 family protein, yielding MELIKQTHPALGAVIHRWGCVFMALLAMVQWLARRVFTPQEVLEIYHACVARNIIGNNCYVHDNNAVIALAWQFAKQEGKPPIVQEKSGRFARLQYRTSVGTHFVIIDSKNDAFYNPDPSLNILHVEGVRFYG